One Alteromonas sp. KC3 DNA segment encodes these proteins:
- the tkt gene encoding transketolase — MPSRRELANAIRALSMDAVQQAKSGHPGAPMGMADIAQVLWGDFLSHNPANPSWANRDRFVLSNGHGSMLLYSLLHLSGYELPIEELKNFRQLHSKTPGHPEYGYAPGVETTTGPLGQGISNAVGMALAEKVLAAQFNRDGHDIVDHYTYAFMGDGCLMEGISHETCSLAGTLGLGKLIAFWDDNGISIDGEVEGWFTDDTPARFKSYGWEVIEGVDGHDAEQVKAAIEKAQANTAQPTLICCKTTIGFGSPNKEGTESCHGAPLGEDEIVATREKLGWSHGAFEIPDDIYAGWDGKDKGSKAESAWNDAFAAYEAAYPELAAEFKRRINGELPADFSDKADAIIADLQANPQNIASRKASQNALNAFGPLLPELLGGSADLAGSNLTIWEGSKGVEANDASGNYIYYGVREFGMSAMMNGIALHGGFKAYGATFLMFMEYARNAVRMAALMKQPAIFVYTHDSIGLGEDGPTHQPVEQVVALRATPNLDNWRPCDQVESAVSWKSAIERTDGPTTLIFTRQGLAQQERNAQQVADIAKGGYVLKDCEGTPELILIGTGSEVQLAVEAAAKLTEQGKAVRVVSMPSTDVFDRQSADYRESVLPSSVVKRVAVEALSKDSWYKYVGFNGAIVGMDTFGESAPAGDLFKHFNITTDAVVEAALSL; from the coding sequence ATGCCCTCTCGTCGTGAACTCGCCAATGCTATCCGTGCATTAAGCATGGATGCCGTTCAACAAGCTAAATCTGGTCACCCAGGCGCCCCAATGGGGATGGCTGATATTGCGCAGGTACTATGGGGTGATTTCTTATCACATAACCCTGCAAACCCGTCATGGGCAAATCGCGACCGCTTTGTTCTTTCAAACGGCCACGGCTCGATGCTGTTGTACTCTTTACTTCATTTGTCAGGTTACGAACTGCCAATTGAAGAGTTGAAAAACTTCCGTCAGCTACACTCAAAAACACCAGGTCACCCAGAATACGGTTATGCACCAGGTGTAGAAACGACCACAGGCCCGTTGGGTCAAGGTATCAGCAACGCAGTAGGTATGGCGCTTGCTGAAAAAGTGCTTGCCGCACAATTTAACCGTGACGGTCACGACATTGTTGATCACTACACTTATGCATTTATGGGCGACGGCTGCCTGATGGAAGGTATTTCACACGAAACTTGTTCATTGGCTGGCACACTAGGCCTTGGCAAACTCATCGCGTTTTGGGATGACAACGGCATTTCAATTGATGGTGAAGTAGAAGGCTGGTTCACTGACGATACACCAGCACGCTTTAAGAGCTACGGTTGGGAAGTGATTGAAGGTGTTGACGGTCACGATGCAGAGCAAGTTAAAGCGGCTATTGAAAAGGCGCAAGCGAATACTGCTCAGCCTACGCTAATTTGTTGTAAAACCACCATTGGTTTCGGTTCGCCTAACAAAGAAGGAACCGAGTCTTGTCACGGTGCACCACTAGGTGAAGATGAAATTGTTGCTACTCGTGAAAAGCTTGGCTGGAGCCACGGTGCGTTCGAAATCCCAGACGATATCTATGCGGGCTGGGATGGTAAAGACAAAGGTTCAAAAGCAGAAAGCGCATGGAACGATGCCTTCGCTGCCTATGAAGCTGCCTATCCAGAACTTGCTGCAGAGTTTAAACGCCGTATTAATGGCGAACTGCCAGCAGACTTCAGCGATAAAGCTGACGCTATCATTGCTGATCTTCAAGCAAACCCACAAAACATTGCTTCACGTAAAGCGTCGCAAAATGCACTGAACGCATTTGGCCCGTTACTGCCAGAACTATTAGGCGGCTCAGCAGACCTTGCAGGTTCTAACCTAACCATTTGGGAAGGCAGCAAGGGTGTTGAAGCAAACGATGCATCAGGTAATTATATTTACTACGGCGTACGCGAATTTGGTATGTCTGCCATGATGAACGGTATTGCGCTTCACGGCGGTTTTAAAGCATACGGTGCAACCTTCCTAATGTTTATGGAATATGCGCGTAACGCGGTACGTATGGCAGCACTAATGAAGCAGCCTGCTATTTTCGTTTACACTCACGACTCAATTGGTTTGGGTGAAGATGGCCCAACGCACCAGCCGGTAGAGCAGGTAGTAGCGCTACGTGCTACGCCTAATCTTGATAACTGGCGTCCGTGTGACCAAGTTGAATCGGCGGTGTCGTGGAAGTCAGCAATTGAGCGTACAGACGGCCCAACAACCCTAATCTTTACGCGTCAAGGCCTTGCACAGCAAGAAAGAAATGCTCAACAAGTTGCTGATATCGCGAAAGGCGGCTATGTACTTAAAGATTGTGAAGGTACGCCTGAACTTATTCTCATTGGTACGGGTTCAGAGGTTCAGCTTGCTGTAGAAGCTGCAGCTAAACTTACCGAGCAAGGTAAAGCGGTACGCGTAGTGTCTATGCCATCTACTGACGTATTTGACCGTCAGTCTGCTGATTACCGTGAAAGCGTATTGCCATCAAGTGTTGTTAAACGCGTTGCGGTAGAAGCGTTGTCGAAAGACAGCTGGTACAAGTATGTTGGCTTTAATGGCGCGATTGTAGGTATGGACACCTTTGGTGAGTCTGCACCTGCAGGTGATTTGTTCAAGCATTTCAACATTACCACTGACGCTGTAGTAGAGGCTGCACTGTCTCTGTAA
- a CDS encoding phosphoglycerate kinase, with protein sequence MAIPSMNDMALNGQRVLIRQDLNVPVKDGKVTSDARIKASIPTIKAALEAGAAVMVMSHLGRPTEGEPADEFSLQPVVDYLNAALDVPVKLVKDYLDGVQLNDGELVILENVRFNKGEKKDDETLAKQYAALCDIFVMDAFGTAHRAQASTHGVAKFAPKACAGPLLAAELDALGKALDNPKRPMVAIVGGSKVSTKLTVLKSLAEKVDQLIVGGGIANTFIAAQGHNVGKSLVEMDLVEQATQLMSEAQANGGNIPVPTDVVVGKAFDENTEATLKVVSDVADDDMIFDIGPDSSKALEDIIKNAGTIVWNGPVGVFEFEQFSAGTKALSEAIAASDAFSIAGGGDTLAAVDKYEIADKVSYISTGGGAFLEFLEGKTLPAVAVLEEKNK encoded by the coding sequence ATGGCAATTCCAAGCATGAACGATATGGCACTTAACGGTCAACGCGTTCTTATTAGACAAGATCTAAACGTACCAGTAAAAGACGGTAAAGTGACTTCTGATGCGCGTATCAAAGCATCGATTCCTACTATTAAGGCGGCGCTAGAAGCGGGCGCGGCAGTAATGGTGATGTCTCACCTAGGGCGTCCAACTGAAGGCGAACCCGCCGACGAATTCTCTCTTCAACCCGTAGTGGATTACCTGAACGCCGCGTTAGACGTACCTGTAAAGCTTGTGAAAGACTACCTTGATGGCGTACAGCTAAACGATGGCGAGTTAGTTATTCTTGAAAACGTGCGTTTTAACAAAGGTGAAAAGAAAGACGACGAAACCCTAGCGAAGCAGTATGCAGCCCTTTGCGATATCTTCGTTATGGATGCATTCGGTACGGCGCACCGTGCGCAGGCGTCGACTCACGGCGTAGCAAAGTTTGCACCGAAAGCGTGTGCTGGCCCGCTACTTGCTGCAGAATTAGATGCATTAGGTAAAGCGCTAGATAACCCTAAGCGTCCTATGGTAGCAATTGTAGGTGGTTCTAAGGTATCAACTAAGCTAACTGTACTTAAATCACTTGCCGAAAAAGTTGACCAGCTAATTGTAGGTGGTGGAATTGCTAATACCTTCATTGCAGCGCAAGGCCACAATGTCGGTAAATCACTCGTTGAAATGGACTTGGTTGAACAGGCCACGCAATTGATGAGTGAAGCGCAAGCAAACGGCGGCAATATTCCTGTACCGACGGATGTTGTAGTGGGTAAAGCGTTTGATGAAAATACAGAAGCTACGCTTAAAGTCGTGTCTGACGTTGCTGACGACGACATGATTTTCGACATCGGCCCAGACTCATCAAAAGCGCTCGAAGACATCATCAAAAATGCCGGAACCATTGTATGGAATGGTCCAGTAGGTGTATTTGAATTTGAACAGTTTAGCGCAGGAACTAAGGCATTATCTGAGGCGATTGCCGCGAGCGATGCTTTCTCTATCGCTGGTGGTGGTGATACACTTGCCGCAGTAGATAAGTACGAAATTGCAGACAAAGTGTCTTATATTTCAAC
- the epd gene encoding erythrose-4-phosphate dehydrogenase, translating into MVNIAINGFGRIGRNVLRALYESGRNNEFNVVAINDIAKPEGIAHLLKYDTAHGRFRFDVALENNTLNVAGDDITLLAISDITDLPWKELGVDIVLECTGKFDDRASGQAHLDAGAGKVLFSSPGSPDLDNTVIFGTNEDTLTSEQKLVSNGSCTTNCIVPVIQALDAAFGVESGTITTIHASMHDQQVIDAYHEDLRRTRAASQSIIPVDTRLAAGIERILPKFAGKFEAIAVRVPTINVTAMDLSVTLRSKVTIEDVNCALRQAKDGRLHGILDYTEEPLVSVDFNHDPHSCIVDGTQTRVSHKQLVKTLVWCDNEWGFANRMLDTAKVMFDAK; encoded by the coding sequence ATGGTAAATATTGCCATTAATGGGTTTGGTCGTATTGGTCGCAATGTATTGCGTGCACTTTATGAAAGTGGGCGCAATAACGAATTTAATGTTGTGGCCATTAACGACATTGCCAAGCCAGAAGGCATTGCACATTTACTTAAATACGATACCGCCCACGGGCGGTTCCGTTTTGATGTGGCCTTAGAAAATAACACGCTTAATGTCGCTGGCGACGATATTACGTTGCTGGCTATCAGTGACATTACCGATCTGCCATGGAAAGAACTTGGCGTAGATATTGTGTTGGAATGCACAGGTAAGTTTGACGATAGGGCATCAGGGCAAGCCCATCTAGATGCAGGTGCTGGTAAGGTGTTGTTCTCCTCTCCGGGCTCCCCCGATTTAGACAATACCGTTATCTTCGGTACAAACGAAGACACATTGACCAGTGAACAAAAATTAGTCTCTAATGGTTCCTGTACCACTAATTGCATTGTGCCCGTCATCCAAGCACTTGATGCAGCCTTTGGCGTTGAGAGTGGTACGATCACTACTATCCATGCCTCTATGCATGACCAGCAAGTCATCGATGCATACCATGAAGATTTACGCCGAACTCGCGCGGCGAGTCAGTCAATTATTCCGGTTGATACACGCCTTGCTGCGGGTATAGAGCGCATTCTGCCTAAGTTTGCCGGTAAATTCGAAGCTATTGCTGTGCGCGTCCCAACCATTAATGTAACGGCCATGGACTTGAGCGTTACATTGAGAAGTAAGGTTACGATTGAAGACGTAAATTGCGCATTAAGGCAAGCAAAAGACGGTCGTTTACACGGTATTTTGGACTACACTGAAGAACCGTTAGTATCAGTAGATTTTAATCATGACCCGCACTCGTGTATCGTAGATGGTACACAGACAAGGGTCAGTCACAAGCAACTGGTTAAAACACTGGTGTGGTGTGACAACGAATGGGGTTTTGCAAACCGTATGCTCGACACAGCTAAAGTAATGTTCGACGCAAAATAA
- the metK gene encoding methionine adenosyltransferase: MATHLFTSESVSEGHPDKIADQISDAVLDAILEQDPRARVACETYVKTGMVLVGGEVTTSAWVDIEELTRNTVKEIGYTHSDMGFDADSCAVLNAIGKQSPDINQGVDRESLEEQGAGDQGLMFGYASDETDVLMPAPITYSHRLVQKQAEVRKSGKLDFLRPDAKSQITFKYENDKPVGIDAVVLSTQHCDSVTTEQVREAVMEEIIKPVLPSEWIDANTRFHINPTGRFVIGGPMGDCGLTGRKIIVDTYGGMARHGGGAFSGKDPSKVDRSAAYAGRYVAKNIVAAGLAKRCEIQVSYAIGVAEPTSISIDTFGTGVVDEKTLVALVREHFDLRPYGLIQMLDLERPIYRPTAAYGHFGRDEFPWEATDKAEALKASL; this comes from the coding sequence ATGGCCACGCATTTATTCACATCCGAGTCAGTGTCTGAAGGGCATCCGGACAAGATTGCTGATCAGATCTCAGATGCCGTTCTTGACGCTATTTTAGAACAAGATCCGCGCGCTCGGGTGGCCTGCGAAACGTATGTAAAAACCGGTATGGTTTTAGTAGGTGGTGAAGTGACCACCTCAGCATGGGTAGACATTGAAGAGCTTACCCGTAACACAGTAAAAGAAATTGGTTACACGCATTCTGATATGGGTTTTGATGCAGACTCGTGTGCTGTATTGAATGCTATTGGTAAACAGTCACCTGATATCAATCAAGGTGTTGACCGAGAGAGTTTAGAAGAACAAGGTGCAGGCGACCAAGGCCTAATGTTCGGTTACGCCAGTGACGAAACTGACGTATTAATGCCGGCACCAATCACATATTCTCACCGTCTTGTTCAAAAACAGGCCGAAGTACGCAAGTCTGGCAAGTTAGACTTTTTGCGTCCAGATGCGAAAAGCCAAATTACATTTAAATATGAAAACGACAAACCTGTTGGTATTGATGCGGTAGTGCTTTCAACCCAACACTGCGACTCGGTCACTACCGAGCAGGTTCGTGAAGCGGTAATGGAAGAAATCATCAAGCCTGTTCTGCCAAGCGAATGGATTGATGCCAATACGCGTTTTCACATTAACCCTACTGGCCGCTTTGTTATCGGCGGCCCAATGGGCGACTGTGGTCTAACAGGTCGTAAAATCATCGTTGATACCTACGGCGGCATGGCTCGTCACGGCGGTGGTGCGTTCTCTGGTAAAGATCCTTCAAAAGTTGACCGCAGCGCAGCATACGCAGGCCGTTATGTTGCCAAGAATATTGTTGCAGCAGGTCTTGCTAAGCGTTGTGAAATTCAGGTGTCTTACGCTATTGGCGTTGCAGAGCCAACGTCTATCAGCATTGATACTTTTGGCACTGGCGTGGTTGATGAAAAAACGCTAGTTGCTTTAGTTCGCGAGCACTTCGACCTGCGCCCTTACGGCCTAATTCAAATGCTTGATCTTGAGCGCCCTATTTACCGTCCTACTGCAGCGTACGGCCACTTTGGTCGCGACGAGTTCCCGTGGGAAGCAACAGACAAAGCAGAAGCATTGAAAGCGTCACTGTAA